The following are from one region of the Quercus robur chromosome 1, dhQueRobu3.1, whole genome shotgun sequence genome:
- the LOC126717123 gene encoding uncharacterized protein LOC126717123, whose translation MEEASQTTDEMSDDTAYDVGSMAHDDTGPSHTFAHRDTFGSPSMRSDGTCPPTPPSTSLLPTTCTSPPLTAGLAPAVLDGRDEMRFMPTPGRPTPVAVPPEFVHTEFIQTQIPTPPSEPSHIEDRPRRPQRTRTHPPDCGTGHGKVRPVKEPVRRRKRE comes from the exons ATGGAGGAAGCAAGTCAGACAACAGATGAGATGTCAGACGACACCGCTTATGACGTAGGCTCCATGGCACACGATGATACGGGTCCATCCCATACGTTTGCCCATAGAGACACATTTGGGTCCCCATCCATGAGGAGCGATGGTACTTGCCCACCCACACCCCCTAGTACATCTCTGTTGCCCACCACCTGTACGTCTCCCCCACTGACTGCCGGCCTTGCCCCCGCAGTTTTAGATGGTAGAGATGAGATGAGGTTCATGCCCACTCCTGGGCGACCCACCCCTGTTGCTGTCCCCCCTGAGTTTGTGCATACCGAGTTTATCCAGACACAGATACCCACCCCCCCATCAGAGCCTTCGCACATCGAGGATCGGCCACGAAGGCCGCAACGCACACGGACACATCCTCCTGACTGTGGGACTGGACATG GCAAGGTGAGACCAGTCAAGGAACCGGTGAGGAGAAGAAAACGAGAATGA
- the LOC126719537 gene encoding uncharacterized protein LOC126719537, which produces MVVVDKHCACFSKHCGNNQLLWDVSINGYLDDSSKELQDCFFKLVVSMGSAPSGILGEATVNMIGYMSSPAPVPVSLRLKKCNHGTILQVQALEEELKLMKDGKQNQRESSTMKVPSLSKTHAKVTPVHEDMKPSKKNEVVKNTSQQRDNKNKQSLKNAQVQELAKDHQKLCSNQYQREDGSGNEILDESPLAVGVDPASKIQLIP; this is translated from the exons ATGGTAGTGGTTGATAAGCATTGTGCATGCTTTAGTAAGCATTGTGGCAACAATCAGTTGTTATGGGATGTTTCTATTAATGGGTATTTG GATGACTCTTCAAAGGAGCTACAGGATTGTTTCTTCAAGCTTGTTGTCTCCATG GGTTCAGCCCCATCTGGCATCCTTGGAGAGGCTACAGTCAATATGATAGGCTATATGAGTTCACCTGCTCCTGTTCCAGTTTCACTAAGATTGAAAAAGTGCAATCATGGGACAATTTTACAA GTTCAAGCCCTTGAAGAAGAATTAAAGCTGATGAAGGACGGGAAGCAGAACCAGAGGGAGTCCAGCACTATGAAGGTTCCTAGTTTGTCTAAAACCCATGCTAAAGTTACTCCTGTCCATGAAGATATGAAGCCCTCAAAG AAGAATGAAGTGGTGAAAAACACTAGTCAGCAAcgtgataataaaaataagcaaTCCTTGAAGAATGCTCAAGTACAAGAACTTGCAAAAGATCATCAGAAGCTTTGTAGCAACCAATATCAAAGAGAG GATGGTAGTGGCAATGAGATTCTTGATGAAAGTCCTCTTGCTGTTGGAGTCGATCCTGCTTCAAAGATTCAGTTGATTCCTTGA
- the LOC126717135 gene encoding uncharacterized protein LOC126717135 isoform X1 yields MSIFPFMFFIQVLLSVTCFVVLAYASWCPYHFVQQTNQQFEQKTDRFWEFNEQTNNWVEVELPHDLVSCVNDNCTKVGSISSTTKKNNNHLEKKHDVPEQRDSLKKKDEENSDMVLPLRKRISLTRMSETSVWVTGESGSIYERFWNGVQWVIAPHDLPVFAGHAVCVFIVNQTILALSEAGILYQMQLSENSQPVWVEFTPIVNQSIDREGEQSSEILIKSGAVSYDGVSVYFCTRNGTLLELSEVEPPRWVNHGQPPGANVAAIADAATVRTEVVYTISSIGDLYEYDRNSKPSWKKHIWRGAAQDASLIPSMGYTLYGLSGDYSISLFLLTKGGSLVERRLNQRKWKWVVHGSPKGQHLTSITPVLQDELNDKFFSLFLTTSSGSIYEYQIPKQSGIAQENQIPDAWVSHMHPLHAKAARGIAGLQFYPGKILFPLDDGRLAELHLPGLGGENSGPTYQVNFRRKASTKYIWSIIDAPETEGWNAEYCTEHRGPTNCITGVKDDSNGIGFMRPMTRRRKGTQEQAYLPSGASVSEPIKAIDEYTFPVNWINTNFRLRVMHGGRSFFLITDGGLTFEYLYTENVWLWLRHDHTTAIKGALGNYNGSLYVVDTYGSLLIRERSSNDLAWINCTALRKGRQVIGGPPWDVMPGRTMRVTAEDALFFVSKTGRLLQFTVALRKFKWKDCRNPPNTKVASIVDQEMFRENIVFVVGRNGRLYQYNKVTELWHDHYQSQHLTLSRFPGTAMRSSSLSLAGSLFMLSEDGGLVEYHWNTFDGWNWVEHGTPYRGVTLVGTPGPCFEGNQLFLIGSDGKVYLRYMDQMTWKWKSLGFPYMGNNVVENQRQEEGNDRKEEICVDEDFAASLEMNSETLNDLSSYCDPKMASTRPILFTEDSVIFELRDGRLAEMQRMEGTHWVWSRTIGTPTSFCMENYWTAPAS; encoded by the exons ATGTCCATATTCCCTTTCATGTTTTTCATCCAGGTCCTTTTGTCAGTGACCTGTTTTGTGGTTCTTGCTTATGCTTCATGGTGTCCATATCATTTTGTTCAACAAACCAATCAACAGTTTGAGCAGAAAACTGATAGGTTCTGGGAGTTTAATGAGCAAACCAACAATTGGGTTGAAGTAGAACTGCCTCATGATCTAGTCTCTTGTGTAAATGATAACTGTACTAAAGTGGGGTCGATTAGTTCAACAACAAAGAAGAACAATAATCACTTAGAAAAAAAGCATGATGTTCCTGAACAAAGGGACAGTTTGAAAAAGAAGGATGAGGAGAACTCTGATATGGTTCTGCCTCTGAGAAAGAGAATTTCATTGACTAGAATGTCTGAGACATCCGTTTGGGTCACTGGTGAAAGTGGCTCTATCTACGAGAGGTTTTGGAATGGAGTGCAGTGGGTGATTGCTCCCCACGATTTACCAGTATTTGCAGGTCATGCAGTCTGTGTGTTTATTGTCAATCAGACAATTCTTGCTCTATCTGAAGCAGGAATTCTGTATCag ATGCAACTCAGTGAGAACTCACAGCCAGTTTGGGTAGAGTTCACACCTATAGTAAATCAAAGCATAGATAGAGAAGGGGAACAAAGTTCTGAGATATTAATAAAGTCTGGTGCTGTGTCATATGATGGAGT CAGTGTTTATTTCTGCACAAGGAATGGGACACTGTTAGAACTTAGTGAGGTTGAGCCTCCAAG ATGGGTTAATCATGGTCAACCACCTGGCGCAAATGTTGCAGCAATAGCTGATGCTGCTACTGTGAGAACAGAAGTAGTGTATACCATAAG TTCCATAGGAGATCTTTATGAATATGATAGGAACTCAAAACCATCATGGAAGAAGCATATATGGAGAGGAGCAGCTCAAGATGCTTCTCTAATTCCATCAATGGGGTATACTTTATATGGCTTGAGTGGAGATTATTCAATATCCTTGTTTCTCTTAACCAAG GGTGGTAGTTTGGTAGAGAGACGACTAAATCAAAGGAAGTGGAAATGGGTAGTCCATGGAAGTCCAAAAGGTCAGCACCTGACATCTATCACACCAGTTCTGCAAGATGAGCTAAATGATAAGTTCTTCTCATTGTTTCTCACCACATCTTCTGGATCCATTTATGAATATCAAATACCAAAACAATCAG GTATTGCTCAAGAGAATCAAATTCCAGATGCATGGGTTAGTCATATGCATCCCCTACATGCAAAGGCTGCAAGAGGTATTGCTGGCCTACAATTTTATCCTGGCAAGATACTGTTCCCACTGGATGATGGAAGACTTGCAGAATTGCATCTACCAGGCCTAGGTGGTGAAAATTCAGGGCCAACATATCAAGTTAATTTTCGAAGAAAAGCATCAACTAAATATATATGGTCAATAATTGATGCCCCAGAGACTGAAGGATGGAATGCTGAGTATTGCACAGAACATCGTGGACCAACAAATTGCATCACAGGTGTAAAAGATGATTCAAATGGTATAGGATTTATGAGACCAATGACGAGAAGGCGGAAGGGAACCCAAGAACAAGCTTACTTACCTTCAGGTGCATCAGTCAGTGAGCCAATAAAAGCTATTGATGAATATACTTTCCCAGTCAATTGGATCAACACAAACTTCCGTCTAAGAGTGATGCATGGAGGCAGATCATTTTTCCTCATAACAGATGGTGGTTTGACTTTCGAATATCTTTATACTGAAAATGTATGGCTGTGGCTGAGACATGATCACACAACAGCTATCAAAGGTGCACTAGGAAATTACAATGGAAGTTTATATGTTGTTGACACATACGGCAGTTTGCTTATTAGGGAAAGGAGCAGCAATGACTTGGCGTGGATAAATTGTACTGCTTTGAGGAAAGGAAGGCAAGTTATTGGAGGCCCTCCATGGGATGTAATGCCAGGTAGAACTATGAGAGTAACAGCAGAAGATGCACTGTTCTTTGTGAGCAAAACAGGAAGATTATTACAGTTCACA GTTGCCCTGAGGAAATTTAAATGGAAAGATTGCCGAAACCCTCCAAACACCAAAGTTGCATCTATAGTAGATCAGGAAATGTTCAGGGAAAATATAGTGTTTGTAGTTGGAAGGAACGGTCGGCTATATCAGTATAACAAAGTGACTGAATTGTGGCATGATCATTACCAGTCTCAGCATTTGACTCTATCAAGATTTCCCGGAACTGCTATGAGGTCATCGTCACTATCACTTGCAGGCTCACTTTTCATGCTTTCAGAAGATGGTGGACTAGTTGAATATCATTGGAATACATTCGATGGCTGGAATTGGGTGGAGCATGGAACTCCATATAGAGGTGTGACCTTGGTTGGCACACCTGGCCCATGCTTTGAAGGTAATCAACTGTTTTTAATTGGTTCAGATGGAAAAGTATATCTGAGGTATATGGATCAAATGACATGGAAATGGAAAAGTCTTGGATTTCCATATATGGGAAATAATGTTGTTGAGAATCAAAGACAAGAGGAAGGCAATGACAGGAAGGAAGAAATTTGTGTTGACGAAGATTTTGCAGCTAGCTTGGAGATGAATTCAGAAACCCTGAATGATCTTAGCAGTTACTGTGACCCAAAG ATGGCATCTACTCGACCAATTCTTTTTACTGAAGATTCAGTAATCTTTGAGCTAAGAGATGGCAGA CTAGCAGAAATGCAACGAATGGAGGGCACGCATTGGGTATGGTCTCGTACCATTGGCACACCAACAAGCTTCTGCATGGAAAATTATTGGACTGCTCCAGCATCATga
- the LOC126717135 gene encoding uncharacterized protein LOC126717135 isoform X2, with protein sequence MSIFPFMFFIQVLLSVTCFVVLAYASWCPYHFVQQTNQQFEQKTDRFWEFNEQTNNWVEVELPHDLVSCVNDNCTKVGSISSTTKKNNNHLEKKHDVPEQRDSLKKKDEENSDMVLPLRKRISLTRMSETSVWVTGESGSIYERFWNGVQWVIAPHDLPVFAGHAVCVFIVNQTILALSEAGILYQMQLSENSQPVWVEFTPIVNQSIDREGEQSSEILIKSGAVSYDGVVYFCTRNGTLLELSEVEPPRWVNHGQPPGANVAAIADAATVRTEVVYTISSIGDLYEYDRNSKPSWKKHIWRGAAQDASLIPSMGYTLYGLSGDYSISLFLLTKGGSLVERRLNQRKWKWVVHGSPKGQHLTSITPVLQDELNDKFFSLFLTTSSGSIYEYQIPKQSGIAQENQIPDAWVSHMHPLHAKAARGIAGLQFYPGKILFPLDDGRLAELHLPGLGGENSGPTYQVNFRRKASTKYIWSIIDAPETEGWNAEYCTEHRGPTNCITGVKDDSNGIGFMRPMTRRRKGTQEQAYLPSGASVSEPIKAIDEYTFPVNWINTNFRLRVMHGGRSFFLITDGGLTFEYLYTENVWLWLRHDHTTAIKGALGNYNGSLYVVDTYGSLLIRERSSNDLAWINCTALRKGRQVIGGPPWDVMPGRTMRVTAEDALFFVSKTGRLLQFTVALRKFKWKDCRNPPNTKVASIVDQEMFRENIVFVVGRNGRLYQYNKVTELWHDHYQSQHLTLSRFPGTAMRSSSLSLAGSLFMLSEDGGLVEYHWNTFDGWNWVEHGTPYRGVTLVGTPGPCFEGNQLFLIGSDGKVYLRYMDQMTWKWKSLGFPYMGNNVVENQRQEEGNDRKEEICVDEDFAASLEMNSETLNDLSSYCDPKMASTRPILFTEDSVIFELRDGRLAEMQRMEGTHWVWSRTIGTPTSFCMENYWTAPAS encoded by the exons ATGTCCATATTCCCTTTCATGTTTTTCATCCAGGTCCTTTTGTCAGTGACCTGTTTTGTGGTTCTTGCTTATGCTTCATGGTGTCCATATCATTTTGTTCAACAAACCAATCAACAGTTTGAGCAGAAAACTGATAGGTTCTGGGAGTTTAATGAGCAAACCAACAATTGGGTTGAAGTAGAACTGCCTCATGATCTAGTCTCTTGTGTAAATGATAACTGTACTAAAGTGGGGTCGATTAGTTCAACAACAAAGAAGAACAATAATCACTTAGAAAAAAAGCATGATGTTCCTGAACAAAGGGACAGTTTGAAAAAGAAGGATGAGGAGAACTCTGATATGGTTCTGCCTCTGAGAAAGAGAATTTCATTGACTAGAATGTCTGAGACATCCGTTTGGGTCACTGGTGAAAGTGGCTCTATCTACGAGAGGTTTTGGAATGGAGTGCAGTGGGTGATTGCTCCCCACGATTTACCAGTATTTGCAGGTCATGCAGTCTGTGTGTTTATTGTCAATCAGACAATTCTTGCTCTATCTGAAGCAGGAATTCTGTATCag ATGCAACTCAGTGAGAACTCACAGCCAGTTTGGGTAGAGTTCACACCTATAGTAAATCAAAGCATAGATAGAGAAGGGGAACAAAGTTCTGAGATATTAATAAAGTCTGGTGCTGTGTCATATGATGGAGT TGTTTATTTCTGCACAAGGAATGGGACACTGTTAGAACTTAGTGAGGTTGAGCCTCCAAG ATGGGTTAATCATGGTCAACCACCTGGCGCAAATGTTGCAGCAATAGCTGATGCTGCTACTGTGAGAACAGAAGTAGTGTATACCATAAG TTCCATAGGAGATCTTTATGAATATGATAGGAACTCAAAACCATCATGGAAGAAGCATATATGGAGAGGAGCAGCTCAAGATGCTTCTCTAATTCCATCAATGGGGTATACTTTATATGGCTTGAGTGGAGATTATTCAATATCCTTGTTTCTCTTAACCAAG GGTGGTAGTTTGGTAGAGAGACGACTAAATCAAAGGAAGTGGAAATGGGTAGTCCATGGAAGTCCAAAAGGTCAGCACCTGACATCTATCACACCAGTTCTGCAAGATGAGCTAAATGATAAGTTCTTCTCATTGTTTCTCACCACATCTTCTGGATCCATTTATGAATATCAAATACCAAAACAATCAG GTATTGCTCAAGAGAATCAAATTCCAGATGCATGGGTTAGTCATATGCATCCCCTACATGCAAAGGCTGCAAGAGGTATTGCTGGCCTACAATTTTATCCTGGCAAGATACTGTTCCCACTGGATGATGGAAGACTTGCAGAATTGCATCTACCAGGCCTAGGTGGTGAAAATTCAGGGCCAACATATCAAGTTAATTTTCGAAGAAAAGCATCAACTAAATATATATGGTCAATAATTGATGCCCCAGAGACTGAAGGATGGAATGCTGAGTATTGCACAGAACATCGTGGACCAACAAATTGCATCACAGGTGTAAAAGATGATTCAAATGGTATAGGATTTATGAGACCAATGACGAGAAGGCGGAAGGGAACCCAAGAACAAGCTTACTTACCTTCAGGTGCATCAGTCAGTGAGCCAATAAAAGCTATTGATGAATATACTTTCCCAGTCAATTGGATCAACACAAACTTCCGTCTAAGAGTGATGCATGGAGGCAGATCATTTTTCCTCATAACAGATGGTGGTTTGACTTTCGAATATCTTTATACTGAAAATGTATGGCTGTGGCTGAGACATGATCACACAACAGCTATCAAAGGTGCACTAGGAAATTACAATGGAAGTTTATATGTTGTTGACACATACGGCAGTTTGCTTATTAGGGAAAGGAGCAGCAATGACTTGGCGTGGATAAATTGTACTGCTTTGAGGAAAGGAAGGCAAGTTATTGGAGGCCCTCCATGGGATGTAATGCCAGGTAGAACTATGAGAGTAACAGCAGAAGATGCACTGTTCTTTGTGAGCAAAACAGGAAGATTATTACAGTTCACA GTTGCCCTGAGGAAATTTAAATGGAAAGATTGCCGAAACCCTCCAAACACCAAAGTTGCATCTATAGTAGATCAGGAAATGTTCAGGGAAAATATAGTGTTTGTAGTTGGAAGGAACGGTCGGCTATATCAGTATAACAAAGTGACTGAATTGTGGCATGATCATTACCAGTCTCAGCATTTGACTCTATCAAGATTTCCCGGAACTGCTATGAGGTCATCGTCACTATCACTTGCAGGCTCACTTTTCATGCTTTCAGAAGATGGTGGACTAGTTGAATATCATTGGAATACATTCGATGGCTGGAATTGGGTGGAGCATGGAACTCCATATAGAGGTGTGACCTTGGTTGGCACACCTGGCCCATGCTTTGAAGGTAATCAACTGTTTTTAATTGGTTCAGATGGAAAAGTATATCTGAGGTATATGGATCAAATGACATGGAAATGGAAAAGTCTTGGATTTCCATATATGGGAAATAATGTTGTTGAGAATCAAAGACAAGAGGAAGGCAATGACAGGAAGGAAGAAATTTGTGTTGACGAAGATTTTGCAGCTAGCTTGGAGATGAATTCAGAAACCCTGAATGATCTTAGCAGTTACTGTGACCCAAAG ATGGCATCTACTCGACCAATTCTTTTTACTGAAGATTCAGTAATCTTTGAGCTAAGAGATGGCAGA CTAGCAGAAATGCAACGAATGGAGGGCACGCATTGGGTATGGTCTCGTACCATTGGCACACCAACAAGCTTCTGCATGGAAAATTATTGGACTGCTCCAGCATCATga
- the LOC126720366 gene encoding serine/threonine-protein phosphatase 7 long form homolog: MDIDHALITALVERWRPETHSFHLPHGEMTITLQDMEVIMGVPVDGLPLVESIPSTGSWREVCRRLLGRNPPSRELRNPRKNTGVLEGASIKAKWLEDQFRDPLPVDAPEAFVQEYARFYILELLGGTLFMDKSGERISVRYLQYFDPISNGKKYSWGSAALSWLYRHLCNASEKTAKQIGGALLLVQLWAWARFPHICPVMRHPHQALPPGPLAVRWKGAKITIEHSMHVLRAYRVSFTSLRPNQIVWEPYRNYLRSLPAYCTAGQRIWRSIVPLIHFWVVEGHHPERVLRQFGMKQGIPENVDTSIELHKITLQGKHEKDWAQIHAPHIAKWAAHAKIADAPAFHGEMNYNDEYLVWFRPRTIRHITKETSYWDTMVESQLRIITKCEPGSEIYTDCINTLQAVEEIGRLSLDHARDVGNTSEPAVRRGRQASGRQGRGGCQSSQRHTSSRPPTSASHTRAHI; encoded by the exons ATGGACATTGACCACGCATTGATCACAGCGTTGGTGGAGAGATGGCGGCCGGAGACGCACTCATTTCACTTGCCCCACGGTGAGATGACCATCACACTACAAGATATGGAGGTTATAATGGGGGTACCTGTAGATGGCTTGCCGTTGGTGGAATCTATACCCTCGACGGGCAGTTGGCGTGAAGTCTGCAGAAGATTGCTAGGGCGTAATCCGCCAAGTAGAGAACTTAGAAACCCAAGAAAGAACACTGGAGTGCTGGAAGGGGCGAGCATAAAAGCCAAATGGCTTGAGGATCAGTTTCGCGACCCTCTCCCGGTTGACGCCCCTGAGGCGTTTGTGCAGGAGTATGCTCGTTTTTACATATTGGAGTTGTTAGGTGGTACGCTATTTATGGATAAGTCTGGAGAACGGATCTCAGTTAGGTATTTGCAATATTTCGATCCAATCAGCAATGGAAAGAAGTATAGTTGGGGTAGTGCAGCACTAAGTTGGCTCTATAGACACCTCTGTAACGCATCAGAGAAGACAGCCAAGCAGATTGGGGGTGCACTACTATTGGTGCAGTTGTGGGCGTGGGCGAGGTTTCCCCACATATGTCCTGTGATGAGGCATCCACACCAGGCACTGCCTCCAGGTCCACTTGCTGTCAG ATGGAAAGGGGCTAAGATAACAATTGAACATTCGATGCACGTCCTACGTGCCTATCGTGTGTCGTTTACTTCACTGCGGCCAAATCAG ATTGTTTGGGAGCCGTACAGAAATTATTTGCGTTCTCTACCCGCATATTGTACGGCAGGCCAACGTATATGGAGGTCTATTGTGCCGCTGATACATTTTTGGGTGGTTGAAGGCCATCATCCCGAACGTGTTCTCCGACAGTTTGGGATGAAGCAAGGCATACCAGAAAATGTTGATACTTCAATTGAACTGCACAAGATCACCCTCCAGGGCAAGCACGAAAAAGATTGGGCCCAAATACATGCCCCGCATATTGCTAAATGGGCTGCGCACGCCAAAATTGCCGATGCACCGGCCTTTCACGGGGAGATGAATTACAATGACGAGTATTTGGTTTGGTTTCGTCCCCGCACTATTCGCCATATTACAAAAGAGACTTCGTACTGGGACACTATG GTTGAATCACAGTTGCGCATTATAACGAAGTGCGAACCAGGGTCTGAGATCTACACCGATTGTATTAATACCTTGCAAGCTGTTGAAGAGATCGGTCGGTTATCCTTGGACCATGCACGTGACGTGGGCAACACAAGTGAACCAGCTGTACGACGTGGTCGGCAAGCAAGTGGACGTCAAGGGCGTGGAGGCTGTCAATCTAGCCAGCGTCATACATCTAGTCGGCCTCCCACATCTG CGTCACACACCCGTGCCCACATCTAG